One region of Manis pentadactyla isolate mManPen7 chromosome 9, mManPen7.hap1, whole genome shotgun sequence genomic DNA includes:
- the LOC118927992 gene encoding olfactory receptor 4B1-like: MAWMNNVTELIIMGLFQDPEVQRVCFVVFLPVYLATVLGNGLIVLTVSVSESLSSPMYFFLSHLSLVEITYSSTVVPKFITDLLAKTKTISLEGCVAQIFFFHFFGVTEIFLLTVMAYDCYVAICKPLHYTTIMSRPVCHHLVAGSWLGGFFHSMVQIIVTLQLFFCGPNVIDHYFCDLHPLFKLSCADASVEGVMVFGNSGLFSIFSFLLLVSSYIIILVSLRKHSAEGRRKALSTCASHITVVLLFFGPAIFLYMRPPSTFTEDKLVAVFYTVVTPMLNPIIYTLRNAEVKNAMRKLWGKKVNSRME, from the coding sequence ATGGCCTGGATGAATAATGTGACTGAGTTAATTATCATGGGTCTTTTCCAGGACCCAGAGGTGCAGAGAGTGTGCTTTGTGGTGTTTCTCCCTGTGTACCTGGCCACAGTGCTGGGCAACGGCCTCATTGTTCTGACAGTCAGCGTCAGTGAGAGTCTGAGctcccccatgtacttcttccttagCCACCTGTCCCTGGTGGAGATCACCTACTCCTCTACTGTTGTCCCTAAATTCATCACAGACTTACTTGCCAAGACTAAAACCATCTCCCTGGAAGGCTGTGTGGCTCAGATATTCTTCTTCCACTTTTTTGGGGTTACTGAGATCTTCCTGCTCACGGTAATGGCCTACGactgctatgtggccatctgcaaaccccttCACTACACAACCATCATGAGTCGGCCTGTGTGTCACCATCTGGTTGCTGGTTCCTGGCTTgggggcttttttcactctatgGTCCAGATCATTGTCACTCTCCAGTTGTTTTTCTGTGGTCCCAATGTGATAGATCACTACTTCTGTGACCTCCACCCCTTATTCAAGCTTTCCTGCGCTGACGCCTCTGTGGAGGGGGTTATGGTGTTTGGCAACAGTGgattattttctatcttttctttcctcctattGGTGTCCTCCTATATCATCATCCTGGTCAGCTTGAGGAAGCATTCTGCAGAGGGGAGGcgcaaagccctctccacctgtgcCTCTCACATCACGGTGGTCCTCTTGTTCTTCGGACCTGCCATCTTCCTCTATATGAGGCCACCCTCCACCTTCACTGAGGACAAGCTGGTGGCCGTGTTCTACACGGTTgtcacccccatgctgaaccccatCATTTACACACTCAGAAATGCAGAGGTGAAAAATGCCATGAGGAAGCTGTGGGGCAAGAAAGTGAATTCCAGgatggaataa